The following coding sequences are from one Desulfosporosinus orientis DSM 765 window:
- a CDS encoding thiamine pyrophosphate-dependent enzyme, producing the protein MILKAPETVSFTTSGFCPGCGHGLAVRLIAEVAEEMNLSEQLLTVLDVACGSLAIDAWKFDTIMAAHGRPIADAIGVKMVRPDHPVLAYIGDGAAYSIGMAEMMHCGLRNDNIIAIVINNNVYGMTGGQCAPTSLPGQKTMSTPYGKDPDRCGMPLQIEKAFSGFKVGYLARGAMCDVPNINKAKKMIKKAFEKSMAGDGFCLVELLSPCPTNLHLSPVANMERITNEVMNYFPIGEFQNNTKEAKQ; encoded by the coding sequence ATGATTCTGAAAGCTCCCGAAACAGTATCGTTTACAACGAGCGGTTTTTGCCCCGGCTGCGGACATGGTCTGGCAGTGCGTTTGATTGCTGAAGTAGCGGAAGAAATGAATCTAAGTGAACAGCTTTTAACGGTTCTTGATGTTGCCTGCGGTTCACTTGCTATAGATGCTTGGAAATTTGATACGATTATGGCCGCCCACGGCCGTCCGATCGCCGATGCCATAGGTGTCAAAATGGTTCGTCCGGATCATCCTGTACTGGCGTATATCGGTGACGGCGCAGCGTATTCAATCGGCATGGCTGAGATGATGCACTGCGGACTTCGCAACGATAATATTATTGCCATTGTTATAAATAACAATGTTTATGGCATGACAGGCGGACAGTGCGCTCCAACATCTTTGCCAGGCCAGAAAACTATGTCTACTCCCTATGGAAAAGATCCCGACCGCTGCGGAATGCCTCTTCAGATCGAAAAAGCGTTCTCAGGCTTTAAAGTAGGTTATCTTGCACGCGGCGCTATGTGTGATGTGCCGAATATAAATAAGGCCAAGAAGATGATAAAGAAAGCCTTTGAAAAGAGCATGGCAGGGGATGGCTTCTGCTTAGTGGAACTCCTTTCACCTTGTCCGACGAATCTGCATCTGTCTCCAGTGGCGAATATGGAGCGCATCACAAATGAAGTGATGAATTATTTTCCCATTGGTGAGTTCCAGAATAATACCAAGGAGGCAAAACAATGA
- a CDS encoding 2-oxoacid:acceptor oxidoreductase family protein gives MKTEIICAGFGGQGVLTAGMLLVSAGMEKDMNVLFYPSYGSEMRGGTANCSVKISDKRIPSPVCKQPDVVFSLNTPAVDKFEPKLKSGGLLLVNSSIVPEDRVYREDIRVIKVPANDVAAELNNLRAVNIVMLGALSVCTDLFTPEYLEQAIDGYFAKKGKVNPKNALCFRKGVEIAQAAGGGV, from the coding sequence ATGAAGACAGAGATAATTTGTGCCGGCTTTGGCGGTCAGGGCGTGCTGACTGCCGGGATGCTGCTTGTGAGCGCCGGCATGGAGAAAGATATGAATGTCCTGTTTTACCCATCCTATGGTTCTGAGATGCGTGGAGGAACTGCTAACTGTTCCGTTAAAATAAGTGACAAGCGAATCCCCAGTCCGGTATGCAAGCAGCCTGACGTAGTGTTTTCCCTGAACACGCCTGCGGTGGATAAGTTTGAACCTAAGCTTAAGTCAGGCGGGCTGTTGCTTGTAAACTCTTCTATAGTTCCGGAAGATCGTGTTTACAGAGAAGACATTCGCGTAATTAAGGTTCCGGCCAACGACGTTGCGGCGGAGCTAAACAACCTAAGGGCGGTAAATATCGTTATGCTGGGTGCTCTCTCGGTATGCACCGATCTTTTCACTCCCGAATATCTCGAACAAGCAATCGACGGGTATTTTGCCAAAAAAGGGAAGGTTAACCCTAAAAACGCTCTTTGCTTCCGCAAAGGAGTTGAAATTGCCCAAGCTGCTGGGGGAGGAGTATAA
- a CDS encoding acetate--CoA ligase family protein, with translation MNLTKLLKPRSVAVVGASEKVGFGGDSCRNILDNVEDVSRIYFINPKRDEVLGHKCYPSIDAIPDTLDLLIICTPQNTVIPLLEEGAAKGVGGAVVYASGYGETGTGEGRNNEKELMEAAERLNIAVMGPNCAGFINFTDDIYSFAFLSEKRDRKGSVGIISQSGQLCLSMMDDPGMRFSYTISAGNAKCVRMEDYMEFLIEDENTKVVGLYIEGVKAPGQFVRALKRASELKKPVVILKAGRSEKGGAIAASHTGSLSGSDKAFDAVLNKFGAIRVDDLEELIAMTMLLSTLNCLPAKPTVAAMCLSGGETGICADVGSLYNIKYPDFAPETLEELRRQLPSYATPNNPLDMTASLSYDAELYANALRTVISDQNVGMVIIGYTLLNEIADPAIHYMYKGIEKVLSENLGKPIAMLPFAENTRNREYQEKLFKIGVPILPPPVYAFKLLGYLSKYVEYQTKERTLELMLPERTPEKFTALSEYSSKMLLKDFGVPVADSIIAKTTDEAVEYWKRVGGKLVMKIESADVLHKSDVGGVALNIEGEEGIRRAFDTVMTNVRSKRPDANINGILTAPMLKQGVEMIVGVSNDPQFGPMIMVGMGGVFVEVFKDVALYPAPLCKAEALEMLMSLKSFPLLKGARGNKVCDLDALCETIVAIGNFAVSHKDTLKELDINPLFVYAEGEGVGVADALIVLEQ, from the coding sequence ATGAATTTGACCAAGCTGCTTAAACCGCGTTCGGTTGCCGTTGTCGGCGCAAGTGAAAAGGTAGGCTTTGGAGGCGACAGCTGCAGGAATATACTGGACAATGTGGAAGACGTCAGCCGGATATACTTCATCAACCCTAAAAGGGATGAGGTTCTCGGACACAAGTGTTATCCCAGTATTGATGCTATTCCTGACACCCTTGATTTACTGATCATCTGTACACCCCAGAACACTGTCATTCCTTTATTGGAGGAAGGCGCCGCCAAGGGCGTCGGCGGTGCGGTCGTGTACGCAAGCGGATATGGGGAGACCGGGACAGGGGAAGGGCGCAATAATGAAAAAGAACTGATGGAAGCGGCAGAGCGTCTTAATATTGCCGTAATGGGTCCTAACTGTGCCGGCTTTATAAACTTTACTGACGATATTTATTCCTTTGCCTTTCTTTCGGAAAAACGTGACCGTAAAGGCAGCGTCGGAATAATTTCTCAAAGCGGCCAACTGTGCTTATCCATGATGGACGACCCCGGTATGCGTTTTTCCTATACTATTTCCGCAGGTAACGCCAAATGTGTCCGTATGGAAGACTACATGGAGTTCCTGATCGAAGACGAGAACACCAAGGTTGTTGGTCTCTATATTGAAGGAGTAAAGGCTCCAGGTCAGTTCGTTCGTGCACTCAAGCGCGCATCAGAGCTGAAAAAACCTGTTGTAATTCTCAAGGCAGGGCGCAGTGAAAAAGGCGGAGCAATTGCTGCCTCGCACACAGGCAGCCTTTCAGGGTCTGATAAGGCTTTTGACGCAGTGCTCAATAAGTTTGGCGCCATACGCGTTGATGACCTGGAAGAACTGATTGCCATGACGATGCTCCTTTCAACGCTGAACTGCCTGCCCGCAAAACCAACTGTTGCAGCCATGTGTCTTTCCGGCGGCGAAACTGGGATATGTGCAGATGTCGGCAGCCTTTATAATATAAAGTATCCTGATTTTGCCCCTGAGACACTTGAGGAGCTGCGCCGTCAGCTGCCTTCTTATGCTACTCCAAACAATCCTCTGGATATGACAGCGTCTCTATCTTATGATGCGGAGCTTTATGCCAATGCTTTGCGTACGGTGATAAGTGATCAAAATGTTGGTATGGTCATTATCGGCTATACGTTGTTAAATGAGATAGCTGATCCGGCTATACATTACATGTATAAAGGCATTGAAAAAGTTCTCAGTGAAAACCTGGGTAAACCTATCGCTATGCTGCCCTTCGCGGAAAATACCCGCAACAGGGAGTATCAGGAGAAGCTGTTCAAAATCGGGGTGCCGATTCTGCCGCCTCCGGTATATGCATTCAAGCTCCTGGGCTACCTGTCAAAATATGTTGAGTACCAAACTAAAGAGAGAACATTGGAACTTATGCTGCCGGAGAGAACACCGGAGAAATTTACGGCTCTTTCTGAGTACTCAAGTAAAATGCTTCTGAAAGACTTCGGAGTACCTGTCGCCGACAGCATTATAGCGAAGACAACGGACGAAGCTGTCGAATACTGGAAGCGTGTCGGCGGGAAACTAGTCATGAAGATTGAATCTGCCGATGTACTCCACAAAAGCGATGTCGGCGGGGTAGCTCTCAATATTGAAGGAGAAGAAGGGATACGCAGAGCCTTTGATACCGTAATGACTAATGTCAGGTCTAAGCGCCCTGACGCAAATATTAACGGTATATTGACTGCTCCCATGCTTAAGCAAGGCGTCGAAATGATAGTCGGTGTCAGTAATGACCCGCAGTTCGGACCGATGATTATGGTTGGTATGGGGGGCGTATTCGTAGAGGTATTCAAGGATGTGGCCCTGTATCCTGCGCCGCTTTGCAAAGCGGAAGCTCTGGAAATGCTTATGAGCTTGAAGTCGTTTCCGCTCCTGAAGGGAGCCCGCGGCAATAAAGTATGCGATCTGGATGCGCTTTGCGAGACGATTGTGGCCATTGGCAACTTTGCTGTAAGTCACAAAGATACCTTAAAAGAATTAGATATTAATCCTTTATTCGTATATGCGGAAGGGGAGGGTGTCGGCGTCGCTGACGCTCTGATCGTACTCGAACAATAA
- a CDS encoding type II toxin-antitoxin system Phd/YefM family antitoxin, translating into MPKIKPISDLRNYNEVLRDVSAGEPVFLTKNGRGKYAIVDIADYEKTQATLKLLSELNKGRKSGEENGWLLHEDVKAHFERKIYE; encoded by the coding sequence GTGCCAAAAATAAAGCCCATTTCAGATTTAAGGAATTACAACGAGGTTTTGCGCGATGTTTCCGCCGGCGAGCCTGTCTTTTTAACTAAGAATGGCCGTGGCAAATATGCCATCGTCGATATTGCTGATTACGAAAAAACACAGGCGACACTCAAGCTCTTGAGCGAGCTTAATAAGGGACGAAAATCCGGTGAGGAAAACGGATGGCTTCTGCATGAAGATGTGAAAGCGCATTTCGAAAGAAAGATTTATGAATAA
- a CDS encoding type II toxin-antitoxin system RelE/ParE family toxin has product MNKLLYSPEALNDLDEIWAYINNELLNPAAAQKTVSDDSEFKLHKEIILPENSRKQRATLMVGNDTVSSSRNQLVTYT; this is encoded by the coding sequence ATGAATAAATTGCTTTATTCACCCGAAGCCCTGAATGATCTTGATGAGATATGGGCCTATATCAATAATGAATTACTAAATCCTGCAGCCGCTCAAAAAACTGTGTCAGACGATTCCGAATTTAAGCTACACAAAGAAATCATCCTTCCTGAGAATTCCCGAAAGCAACGGGCGACACTTATGGTAGGGAATGATACGGTCTCCTCATCACGCAACCAATTGGTTACATATACTTGA
- a CDS encoding ArsR/SmtB family transcription factor, with the protein MNQDKDAIFKALADSSRRLILDELSERNEMTLYELTVRLMTKHNLNISRQGIAKHLSVLDEAGLVRSKRKGKYRVLSFDNKPLNNLLKGWIE; encoded by the coding sequence ATGAATCAGGACAAAGACGCTATATTCAAGGCTCTTGCCGACTCATCCAGGCGGCTTATCTTAGACGAACTATCTGAACGCAATGAGATGACGTTGTATGAACTTACTGTGCGTCTAATGACTAAGCACAACCTTAACATTTCCCGGCAGGGGATAGCTAAACATCTGTCGGTATTGGACGAGGCAGGGCTGGTAAGATCAAAACGAAAGGGGAAATACCGGGTACTTAGCTTCGACAATAAACCCCTCAATAATTTGCTGAAAGGATGGATAGAATAA
- a CDS encoding VOC family protein gives MKIIVTSIFVEDQDKALEFYSEKLGFIKKEDVPVGEFRWITLVSPDDHNGTQLLLEPNDHPAAKEYQKKIFADGIPAIMFGVADVRQEYRRLIGKGVKFTMEPTEMGNVTIAVFDDTCGNLIQIAQK, from the coding sequence ATGAAAATCATTGTCACCAGTATATTTGTAGAAGATCAAGACAAGGCTCTGGAGTTTTATTCGGAAAAGCTGGGGTTTATAAAAAAAGAGGACGTTCCCGTGGGAGAGTTTCGCTGGATTACCCTTGTTTCTCCCGATGATCATAACGGTACTCAGCTTTTACTCGAACCCAATGACCATCCTGCCGCCAAGGAGTACCAAAAGAAGATATTTGCCGACGGCATCCCGGCAATCATGTTTGGCGTTGCAGATGTTCGCCAAGAGTACCGGCGCCTAATAGGAAAAGGCGTGAAGTTTACCATGGAACCCACAGAAATGGGCAATGTCACAATAGCCGTCTTCGACGACACCTGCGGCAACCTTATTCAGATAGCACAGAAGTAA
- a CDS encoding MarR family winged helix-turn-helix transcriptional regulator has translation MENSNKGAQVAGLFHEVMGLFRNSMMKAMGHSGITPPQGMVLRLLSKEGPLKLTDLSTKMSLSNSTVSGIVDRLEKQGLVERTRSDQDRRVVYIAISPEFKERHKRSYHLEFEKKIEHILNQGSAEELERIFVGLNTLKRLLKEYEQSNQE, from the coding sequence ATGGAAAACTCAAATAAAGGCGCCCAAGTAGCAGGTCTCTTTCACGAAGTCATGGGATTATTCAGAAACAGCATGATGAAGGCCATGGGGCATTCGGGTATTACCCCGCCCCAGGGAATGGTTCTCCGTTTGCTGAGCAAGGAAGGCCCTTTAAAGCTGACAGATCTGAGCACTAAAATGAGCCTCTCAAACAGTACGGTCTCCGGTATCGTGGACAGACTGGAAAAACAGGGGTTGGTAGAACGAACCAGGAGTGATCAGGACCGGCGGGTTGTCTATATCGCCATTTCTCCCGAATTTAAAGAAAGGCATAAGCGGAGCTACCACCTGGAGTTTGAGAAAAAAATCGAACATATCCTGAACCAAGGCAGTGCAGAGGAACTGGAAAGGATATTTGTTGGTTTGAATACCCTCAAGAGGCTGTTAAAAGAGTACGAACAATCGAATCAAGAGTAA
- a CDS encoding ABC transporter ATP-binding protein, with the protein MGKLFRLLKPYALHIAAVVCLLFIQVLSDLYLPRIMADLVDIGIVKQDISYIVKMGTFMLLIAAGGTLCAVSASFLSAKTAVGFAKLIRAKLFSKVESFSLHEFDTFGTATLITRTTNDVNQIQQVSILILTMMVTAPLTCIGGIIMALRQDSSLAWVLLVVIPILFTVILGTLRRGLPLFKLMQEKIDKLNLVLRENLTGIRVIRAFNRIDREKIRFDDANADLRDNAIKINLIMASLMPVMMLIMNLTTVALLWFGALRIDSGSMQIGSLLAFIQYSTQILFSLLMLVMLFITIPRAQVSAVRINEVLETIPEIRDPEKSRDSHQQRGSVEFKEVSFRYPGADRPAVSKINFKAQLGEVTAIIGGTGSGKSTIVNLMTRFYDAEEGAVLVDGVDVREMSQKDLRQKIGFAPQKALLFSGSIAENIQYGKTNADLAEIKEAAEIAQATDFITALEEGFDHSLAQGGSNISGGQKQRLSIARALVRKPEIYIFDDTFSALDYKTAAKLRAALKPELAQAAVFIIAQNVATVRDADQIIVLEDGQIAGMGKHRELMKNCRVYRELVASQLSEEVS; encoded by the coding sequence ATGGGCAAATTATTCCGTTTACTGAAGCCTTATGCCCTCCACATTGCGGCAGTGGTCTGCCTGCTGTTTATCCAGGTATTGTCGGATCTTTACCTGCCCAGGATTATGGCGGACCTGGTGGACATCGGGATCGTTAAGCAAGATATTTCTTATATTGTTAAAATGGGCACATTCATGCTCCTGATTGCAGCGGGAGGCACCCTATGTGCCGTCTCCGCCTCCTTTCTCTCCGCCAAGACGGCGGTAGGCTTTGCTAAATTAATCAGGGCTAAGCTTTTCAGCAAAGTGGAAAGTTTTTCTCTCCACGAGTTCGATACCTTTGGCACAGCCACTTTAATTACCAGGACCACCAATGACGTCAATCAAATTCAGCAGGTCAGCATTTTGATCCTGACCATGATGGTGACGGCTCCTTTAACCTGTATCGGCGGGATTATCATGGCCTTGCGCCAGGATTCCTCCTTAGCCTGGGTTCTCCTGGTGGTGATTCCCATACTCTTCACTGTGATCCTGGGAACCCTCCGCAGAGGGCTGCCCCTCTTCAAACTAATGCAGGAGAAAATCGACAAGCTAAATCTGGTTTTGCGGGAAAACCTGACGGGAATCAGAGTCATCCGTGCCTTTAACCGCATTGATCGAGAAAAAATTCGCTTTGATGATGCCAATGCGGATTTAAGGGATAATGCCATTAAGATCAACCTGATTATGGCGTCTTTGATGCCGGTGATGATGCTAATTATGAATTTGACTACAGTGGCTCTCCTCTGGTTCGGTGCCCTGAGAATTGACTCAGGGAGTATGCAGATCGGTTCCCTGTTAGCCTTTATTCAGTACTCCACCCAGATTCTCTTCTCCCTGCTGATGCTGGTCATGCTCTTTATTACCATTCCCCGGGCTCAGGTTTCTGCCGTCAGGATCAATGAAGTCCTGGAGACGATTCCTGAGATCAGAGACCCGGAAAAGTCCCGGGACAGTCACCAGCAGCGAGGGAGTGTGGAATTCAAAGAGGTTTCCTTTCGCTACCCCGGTGCGGACCGACCGGCTGTCAGCAAGATTAACTTTAAGGCCCAGCTGGGTGAAGTGACGGCCATTATCGGCGGGACGGGTTCGGGAAAATCCACCATAGTAAATTTAATGACCCGCTTCTATGACGCAGAAGAGGGGGCGGTGCTGGTGGATGGAGTGGATGTCCGGGAAATGAGTCAGAAAGACCTGCGCCAAAAGATTGGCTTTGCTCCCCAGAAAGCTCTCCTCTTTTCAGGCAGTATTGCCGAGAATATTCAATACGGCAAGACCAATGCTGATTTGGCGGAAATCAAGGAGGCGGCGGAAATCGCCCAGGCCACGGATTTTATCACCGCTTTGGAGGAAGGGTTTGATCATTCTCTGGCCCAAGGGGGGAGCAATATTTCCGGCGGGCAGAAACAGCGTCTCTCCATTGCCCGGGCCCTGGTGAGAAAACCGGAGATTTATATTTTTGACGACACCTTCTCTGCCTTGGATTATAAAACGGCAGCCAAACTGAGAGCTGCCCTGAAACCGGAACTTGCCCAGGCTGCGGTTTTTATCATTGCTCAGAATGTCGCAACGGTTAGAGATGCGGACCAGATCATTGTTCTGGAAGACGGGCAGATTGCCGGTATGGGGAAACACAGGGAGTTAATGAAGAATTGCCGGGTTTACCGTGAGCTGGTGGCCTCACAGCTCTCAGAGGAGGTTTCATGA
- a CDS encoding ABC transporter ATP-binding protein, with protein sequence MKERENVKTNKPLFGGRPGGPAGSLVRPVEKARNFKRTLKRLLHYLKPQRMRFFMVFFFAILSTIFNILGPKIMGKGVTRIGEGLAAKAQALKLGQPVPALDFTYITQIVAVLIGLYLVSSAFNYLQQYIMAGVAQRTVYNLRREADEKLARLPLKFYDSRTHGEILSRVTNDIDNISTTLQQSLTQLITSIITLVGVVVMMLTISPILTLVVVITLPLYLLVTMNIAKRSQKHFAAQQKSLGELNGLVEEMYAGHKIVKAYGREEEAITSFQAINEQLYGAGYKAQFISGIIMPLMRFVSNLGYVFVCVMGGVFATRGVITIGDILAFIQYSRQFTHPIIQTANIANIIQSTVASAERVFELLDEEEEGADGPEAQILSLPKGRICFENVDFSYREDQPLIKGINIDVEPGSTIAIVGPTGAGKTTLVNLLMRFYEINSGRITVDGVDIRDIRRGALRSMFGMVLQDTWLFNGSIQDNIAYGREGASEEEVIQAAKAAHAHHFIQTLPDGYNTLLNEEASNISQGQKQLLTIARAILADPAILILDEATSSVDSRTEVYIQKAMTELMKGRTSFVIAHRLSTIRDADLILVMNQGSIVEMGKHQELLEEKGFYADLYYSQFSSPQADLTAI encoded by the coding sequence ATGAAGGAACGTGAGAATGTCAAGACCAATAAACCCTTATTCGGCGGCCGCCCGGGAGGACCGGCCGGGTCTTTGGTCAGGCCGGTGGAAAAGGCCAGGAATTTTAAAAGGACTCTCAAACGCCTGCTCCATTACTTGAAGCCCCAGAGAATGCGCTTTTTTATGGTCTTTTTCTTTGCCATACTAAGTACCATTTTTAATATTCTCGGTCCTAAGATCATGGGCAAAGGGGTTACCAGGATCGGAGAAGGATTAGCGGCCAAAGCTCAGGCCCTTAAACTAGGCCAGCCTGTCCCGGCTCTGGATTTTACCTATATTACTCAAATTGTCGCTGTGCTCATCGGCTTATACCTGGTCAGCTCCGCCTTCAACTATCTCCAGCAATATATTATGGCCGGTGTTGCCCAAAGAACGGTGTACAACCTGCGCCGAGAGGCGGATGAGAAGCTGGCCCGCCTGCCCCTGAAATTTTATGATTCCCGGACCCATGGTGAGATCCTCAGCCGGGTGACCAACGATATTGACAATATTTCCACCACCCTGCAGCAGAGCCTGACCCAGCTTATCACCTCCATCATCACCCTGGTGGGAGTTGTGGTGATGATGCTGACCATCAGTCCCATCCTTACTTTGGTGGTCGTTATCACCCTGCCCCTCTACTTGCTGGTTACCATGAATATTGCCAAGCGGTCGCAGAAGCATTTTGCCGCTCAGCAAAAATCCCTGGGTGAGCTGAATGGTTTAGTGGAAGAGATGTATGCCGGTCATAAAATTGTCAAAGCCTATGGCCGGGAGGAAGAAGCCATCACCTCCTTTCAGGCCATTAACGAACAGCTCTATGGGGCGGGCTATAAAGCCCAGTTTATCTCCGGGATCATCATGCCCCTTATGAGATTTGTCAGTAACTTAGGTTATGTGTTCGTCTGTGTCATGGGCGGGGTCTTTGCCACCAGGGGGGTCATAACCATCGGCGATATTTTGGCCTTTATCCAATATTCCCGGCAATTTACCCATCCCATTATTCAAACCGCCAATATTGCCAACATTATTCAGTCCACAGTCGCTTCGGCGGAGCGGGTCTTTGAACTCCTGGACGAAGAGGAAGAAGGGGCGGACGGACCGGAGGCCCAAATCCTATCCTTGCCCAAAGGCAGGATTTGCTTTGAAAATGTGGATTTCAGCTACCGGGAGGATCAGCCTCTGATTAAGGGCATTAATATTGACGTGGAGCCGGGGAGCACCATTGCTATTGTCGGGCCTACGGGGGCGGGGAAAACCACGTTGGTCAATTTGCTGATGCGTTTCTATGAAATCAACTCCGGCAGGATTACCGTGGACGGTGTGGATATCCGGGATATCCGCCGGGGAGCACTGCGGAGCATGTTCGGCATGGTCCTCCAGGATACCTGGCTGTTTAACGGCTCGATTCAGGACAATATCGCTTACGGCCGTGAGGGGGCCAGTGAGGAAGAGGTGATTCAGGCTGCCAAAGCCGCACATGCCCACCATTTCATCCAGACCTTGCCTGACGGCTACAATACCCTCTTAAATGAGGAAGCCTCAAACATTTCCCAAGGACAAAAGCAGCTGCTGACCATTGCCCGGGCCATCCTGGCTGATCCCGCCATCTTGATCCTGGACGAAGCGACCAGCAGTGTGGATTCCCGGACGGAGGTCTATATTCAAAAGGCTATGACGGAGCTGATGAAGGGGAGAACCAGTTTTGTCATTGCTCACAGGCTTTCCACCATCAGGGATGCAGATTTAATCCTGGTCATGAACCAGGGCAGTATTGTGGAAATGGGCAAGCATCAGGAACTCCTGGAGGAAAAGGGTTTCTATGCCGACCTCTATTACAGCCAGTTTTCCAGCCCCCAGGCGGATTTGACAGCGATATAA
- a CDS encoding MarR family winged helix-turn-helix transcriptional regulator: protein MESPDSGRNPSKYICYKLSRVMRKVHRYYESKFSQYGITPSQFYVLTAVWEKDGVKFKDLAKSLDMDGSTLTSILDRMERLDLLERRNDPEDRRSLLVFLKEKAKLEIADITDLAETMDEEIKARFSDSDFSAFEKVLDQLFQD from the coding sequence ATGGAAAGTCCTGACAGCGGCAGGAACCCGTCCAAGTATATCTGCTATAAACTCAGCCGGGTGATGAGAAAAGTACATCGCTACTACGAAAGTAAGTTTTCCCAGTACGGAATTACCCCTTCTCAATTTTACGTCTTAACTGCGGTATGGGAAAAGGACGGGGTGAAATTCAAGGACCTGGCTAAAAGTCTGGACATGGACGGCTCCACTCTGACCTCCATTTTAGACCGTATGGAACGCCTGGATTTACTGGAGCGTCGCAATGATCCGGAGGACAGGAGGTCTCTTTTGGTGTTTTTAAAGGAAAAGGCTAAGCTGGAAATTGCCGACATAACGGATCTGGCGGAAACAATGGATGAGGAAATCAAGGCTCGTTTTTCAGACAGCGATTTTTCAGCATTTGAAAAAGTCTTAGATCAGCTTTTTCAGGACTAG